The genome window GACGCGGATCAGACTACGGAAATCATGGTTGGCTAACAGATCGAGATGATCGCTGACGATCAGGCGGGCTTCGACCAGACGCGGCGTGCTGTCAGCAAACTGGGAAAGCTGCACCAGCAGGCAGTCGCGCAGATCGCGAGCGGCGACGCCAACGGGATCAAAGCGCTGCACGCGTTTGAGTACGGCTTCGACTTCTTCCAACGTCACATCGTCGTCGCCGATGCTGTCGAGAATGTCCTCCAGCGGCACAGTCAGGTAGCCGGTGTTGTCCACGGCATCGACGATAGAGGTCGCGATAGCTGCGTCGGTGTCTGAAAACGGTGTGAGTTCGACCTGCCACATCAGGTAATCCTGAAGCGTTTGCGTGGTTTCGCCTTGATAAATTGGCAGTTCTTCATCGCGATAGTCGGTGCCGGTGCCTGACGGTGTGCCTGCGGAGTAAATCTCATCCCAGGTGGCGTCTAGCGGCAATTCTTCCGGCATGTCCTTCTGTTCCAGAGCTTCACCGGTATCCAGTGAATCGCTGTCTGCCTTTTCAAATGACTCGATTTCGTCGTGTTGATCCGTTTGTTCGAGCAACGGATTGCTTTCCAGCGCCTGTTGAATTTCCTGTTGCAATTCAAGCGTGGACAGTTGCAACAGGCGGATGGCCTGTTGGAGCTGTGGGGTCATGGCCAGTTGCTGGCTAAGCCTGAGTTGCAAACCTTGCTTCATAAATCGCGCTAACGTCCCATAAGTACTGCAAAGATAAAATATTACCCTATCAGAGTCGGAAGCCTTCGCCCAGATAGACGCGTTTCACCTGCTCATCGGCCAGAATATCGGTCGGTGAACCGTGGGCGATCAGGTTGCCCTGACTCACGATGTAGGCTCGTTCACAGACATCAAGCGTTTCGCGGACGTTATGATCGGTAATCAGCACGCCGAGCCCGCTGTCACGCAGATGCTCAATGATTTTTTTAATATCCAGTACGGAGATCGGGTCTACGCCCGCAAACGGTTCATCCAGCAGGATGAACTTCGGATTCGCCGCCAGCGCACGCGCAATCTCTACGCGGCGTCTTTCCCCACCGGACAGCGATTGTCCCAGACTATCGCGCAAATGAATAATATGGAATTCTTCCATTAGCTCATTGGCACGATCTTCCTGCTGCTCGGTCGTCAGATCTTTACGGATCTGTAACACCGCCATCAGGTTGTCATAGACGCTTAAGCGACGAAAAATAGAGGCTTCCTGCGGCAGGTAGCCGATACCGCGCAGAGCGCGTTCGTGCAGGGGAAGCAGGCTGATGTCGTCGTCGTCAATAACAATGCGTCCTTCATCACGTGGGACGATACCCACGACCATGTAGAACGTTGTTGTTTTGCCGGCGCCGTTCGGCCCGAGCAGGCCGACGATTTCACCGGAATTGACGGTGAGGCTGACGTTTTCGACGACCTTACGGCCTTTGTACGCCTTGGCCAGATTTTCTGCGGTTAATGTTGCCATAACTTATTCAGTGACCCGTGGTTGCGGTTGCTGAGAACGAGAAGGCTGGCTCTTGTTCTCTTTCTCCTGAAGCTGAGAGGGGACCAACACCGTCGTCACGCGCTTTCCTTTTTCGCTGGTCGCTTCCATCTGCTGCTGTTTCACCAGATAGGTGATGCGATCGCCTTTTACATTGCTATCCTGCTGTTCCAGATAGGCATTGCCTGTCAGCACCAGAAAGTCTTTGGCCAGTTCGTAGCGGATTTTCTGCGCGTGACCTTTTACCGGTTTGCCGTTGTCCTGCATCTGGTAGAACGTCACGGGGTTACCGTAGCCTTCCACCACTTCACTGCCTTGCGTGCCCTGTGGGCGCGTCACGA of Pectobacterium carotovorum contains these proteins:
- the lptB gene encoding LPS export ABC transporter ATP-binding protein, with amino-acid sequence MATLTAENLAKAYKGRKVVENVSLTVNSGEIVGLLGPNGAGKTTTFYMVVGIVPRDEGRIVIDDDDISLLPLHERALRGIGYLPQEASIFRRLSVYDNLMAVLQIRKDLTTEQQEDRANELMEEFHIIHLRDSLGQSLSGGERRRVEIARALAANPKFILLDEPFAGVDPISVLDIKKIIEHLRDSGLGVLITDHNVRETLDVCERAYIVSQGNLIAHGSPTDILADEQVKRVYLGEGFRL
- the lptA gene encoding lipopolysaccharide ABC transporter substrate-binding protein LptA produces the protein MKSKTNNLMRNTLIASSLFAVSVSAFAVTGDSNQPIHIDSAQQSLDMQGNTVTFTGNVVVKQGTIEVKADKVVVTRPQGTQGSEVVEGYGNPVTFYQMQDNGKPVKGHAQKIRYELAKDFLVLTGNAYLEQQDSNVKGDRITYLVKQQQMEATSEKGKRVTTVLVPSQLQEKENKSQPSRSQQPQPRVTE